In a single window of the Equus quagga isolate Etosha38 chromosome 7, UCLA_HA_Equagga_1.0, whole genome shotgun sequence genome:
- the IGFALS gene encoding insulin-like growth factor-binding protein complex acid labile subunit: protein MEPGPADLGWPVTGRWLPQRWRNPEGRSSRPRQTHPARCLPAACSARGMALRRGGLALAVLLVSWAARGPCGLEAAEPGGPGDAEGLQCPAVCTCGHDDYTDELGVFCSSRNLTRLPDGIPAGTRALWLDGNNFSSVPAAAFQNLSGLGFLNLQGSWLAGLEPQALLGLQNLYHLHLERNQLRSLAARTFLHTPGLASLGLNNNLLSRVDEGLFQGLSNLWNLNLGWNSLAVLPDTAFQGLANLRELVLAGNKLAYLQPALFCGLAELRELDLSRNALRSVKANVFVKLPKLQKLYLDHNLIAAVAPGAFLGMKALRWLDLSHNRVGSLLEDTFPGLLGLHVLRLSHNAIAGLRPRTFKDLHFLEELQLGHNRIRQLPEKAFEGLGQLEVLTLNNNQIQEVRPGAFLGLFNVAVMNLSGNCLRNLPEQVFQGLGKLHSLHLEGSCLGRLRPHAFAGLSGLRRLFLKDSGIVAVEEQSLWGLGELLELDLTSNQLTHLPGRLFHGLGKLEYLLLARNRLSALSADALGPLQRAFWLDVSHNHLEALPEGVLSQLGRLHYLSLRNNSLRTFVPQPPSLERLWLEGNPWDCSCPLQALRAFALQHPTVVPRFVQAVVEGDDCQPAVYNYNNITCASPPGVLGLDLRDISEAHFAHC from the exons ATGGAGCCCGGGCCAGCAGATCTGGGCTGGCCGGTGACAGGACGCTGGCTGCCCCAGCGGTGGAGAAATCCAGAGGGCAGGAGCAGCCGGCCCCGGCAGACGCACCCTGCTCGCTGCCTGCCTGCGGCCTGCTCTGCACGCGGGATGGCCCTGAGGAGAG GAGGCCTGGCCCTGGCGGTGCTGCTGGTCTCCTGGGCGGCACGGGGCCCCTGTGGCCTGGAGGCCGCAGAGCCCGGAGGACCGGGGGACGCTGAGGGCCTGCAGTGCCCGGCCGTCTGCACCTGTGGCCACGATGACTACACGGACGAGCTGGGCGTCTTCTGCAGCTCCCGGAACCTCACGCGGCTGCCGGATGGCATCCCAGCTGGCACGAGGGCCCTGTGGCTGGATGGCAACAACTTCTCCTCTGTCCCCGCGGCGGCCTTCCAGAACCTCTCAGGCCTGGGCTTTCTCAACCTGCAGGGCAGCTGGCTGGCCGGCCTGGAGCCCCAGGCACTGCTGGGCCTGCAGAACCTGTACCACCTGCACCTGGAGCGGAACCAGCTGCGCAGCCTGGCGGCCCGCACCTTCCTGCACACGCCGGGCCTGGCCTCGCTCGGCCTCAACAACAACCTCCTCAGCAGGGTGGACGAGGGCCTCTTCCAGGGTCTGAGCAACCTCTGGAACCTCAACCTCGGCTGGAACAGTCTGGCCGTGCTCCCCGACACGGCCTTCCAGGGCCTGGCCAACCTCCGGGAGCTGGTACTGGCAGGCAACAAGCTGGCCTACCTGCAGCCCGCGCTCTTCTGCGGCCTTGCCGAGCTGCGGGAGCTGGACCTGAGCAGGAATGCCCTGAGGAGCGTCAAGGCCAACGTCTTCGTCAAGCTGCCCAAGCTCCAGAAGCTCTACCTGGACCACAACCTCATCGCCGCCGTGGCCCCCGGCGCCTTCCTGGGCATGAAGGCGCTGCGCTGGCTGGACCTGTCGCACAACCGGGTGGGCAGCCTCCTGGAGGACACCTTCCCGGGCCTGCTGGGCCTGCACGTGCTGCGCCTGTCGCACAACGCCATCGCCGGCCTGCGGCCCCGGACCTTCAAGGACCTGCActtcctggaggagctgcagCTCGGCCACAACCGCATCCGGCAGCTGCCGGAGAAGGCCTTCGAGGGCCTGGGCCAGCTGGAGGTGCTCACACTCAACAACAACCAGATCCAGGAGGTCAGGCCGGGCGCCTTCCTCGGCCTCTTCAACGTGGCTGTCATGAACCTCTCTGGCAACTGTCTGCGGAACCTTCCAGAGCAGGTGTTCCAGGGCCTGGGCAAGCTGCACAGTCTGCACCTGGAGGGCAGCTGCCTGGGCCGCCTCCGCCCGCACGCCTTCGCCGGCCTCTCGGGGCTGCGCCGGCTCTTCCTCAAGGACAGCGGCATCGTGGCCGTGGAGGAGCAGAGCCTGTGGGGGCTCGGGGAGCTCCTCGAGCTGGACCTCACCTCCAACCAGCTCACGCACCTGCCCGGCCGGCTCTTCCACGGCCTCGGCAAGCTGGAGTACCTGCTCCTCGCCCGCAACCGGCTGTCGGCACTGTCGGCGGATGCCCTGGGGCCCCTGCAGCGCGCCTTCTGGCTGGACGTGTCGCACAACCACCTGGAGGCCCTGCCCGAGGGGGTCCTCTCGCAGCTGGGGCGGCTGCATTACCTCAGCCTCAGGAACAACTCCCTACGGACCTTCGTGCCGCAGCCCCCTAGCCTGGAGCGCCTGTGGCTCGAGGGCAACCCCTGGGACTGCAGCTGCCCCCTCCAGGCCCTGAGGGCCTTCGCCCTGCAGCACCCCACCGTCGTGCCACGCTTCGTCCAGGCCGTGGTAGAGGGGGATGACTGCCAGCCCGCCGTGTACAACTACAACAACATCACCTGTGCCAGCCCTCCTGGCGTGTTGGGCCTTGATCTGCGGGACATCAGCGAGGCCCACTTTGCTCACTGCTGA
- the NUBP2 gene encoding cytosolic Fe-S cluster assembly factor NUBP2: MEAAAEPGNLAGVRHIILVLSGKGGVGKSTISTELALALRHAGKKVGILDVDLCGPSIPRMLRAQGRAVHQCDSGWVPVFVDQEQSISLMSVGFLLEKPDEAVVWRGPKKNALIKQFVSDVAWGQLDYLVVDTPPGTSDEHMATVDALRPYSPLGALVVTTPQAVSVGDVRRELTFCRKTGLRVVGLVENMSGFVCPHCAECTNVFSRGGGEELARHAGVPFLGSVPLDPELTRSLEEGRDFIREFPKSPAFPALSSIAQKILNETPAQLP, encoded by the exons ATGGAGGCGGCCGCGG AGCCTGGAAACTTGGCCGGCGTCCGGCACATCATCCTCGTCCTCTCAGGAAAGGGGGGTGTTGGGAAAAGCACCATCTCCACGgagctggccctggccctgcgCCACGCGGGCAAAAAG GTGGGGATCCTCGACGTGGACCTGTGTGGCCCCAGCATCCCCCGCATGCTCcgggcacagggcagggctgtGCACCAGTGTGACAGTGGCTGGGTGCCTGTCTTTGTGGACCAGGAGCAGAGCATCTCCCTCATGTCCGTGGGCTTCCTCCTGGAGAAGCCGGACGAGGCCGTGGTGTGGAGAGGCCCCAAGAAGAACG CGCTGATAAAGCAGTTTGTGTCTGACGTGGCCTGGGGACAGCTGGACTACCTGGTTGTGGACACACCCCCAGGGACCTCTGATGAGCACATGGCCACTGTGGACGCCCTGCGCCCCTATAGCCCCCTGGGGGCCCTCGTGGTCACCACACCACAG GCGGTGTCCGTGGGGGACGTGAGGCGGGAGCTGACCTTCTGTAGGAAGACGGGCTTGCGGGTGGTCGGGCTCGTGGAGAACATGAGCGGCTTCGTCTGCCCGCACTGCGCG GAGTGCACCAACGTCTTCTCCAGGGGAGGTGGCGAGGAGCTGGCCAGACATGCTGGAGTCCCCTTCCTAG GCTCTGTGCCCCTGGACCCCGAGCTCACAAGGAGCCTGGAGGAGGGCCGAGACTTCATCCGGGAGTTCCCCAAGAGCCCTGCGTTTCCCGCCCTCTCCTCCATAGCCCAGAAGATTCTAAACGAGACGCCTGCTCAGCTCCCCTGA